In a single window of the Streptomyces sp. NBC_00094 genome:
- a CDS encoding SDR family oxidoreductase, with the protein MVMTTETQETKPQETKPLRGRVCLVAGATRGAGRGIAVQLGAAGATVYVTGRTTRERLSEVGRATETIEETAELVTAAGGEGIAVPTDHLEQDQVRALIDRIDRERGRLDVLVNDVWGGEHLLVFGKKTWENDLTDGLRMLELGVRTHAITSHTALPLLIRNPGGLVVEVTDGTTAYNGTRYRENLFYDLAKNAPLRMAFGLGRELEEYGATAVALTPGWLRSEQMLAGFGVTEENWRDAVAKVPDFAVAESPAYIGRAVAALAADPDRHRWNGGSLSSAQLAKEYGFTDTDGSQPDAWGFIVAGETGTPDANDYR; encoded by the coding sequence ACGAAGCCACAGGAGACGAAGCCGCTGCGCGGACGCGTCTGTCTGGTCGCGGGAGCCACCCGGGGCGCCGGACGGGGCATCGCCGTCCAGCTGGGGGCGGCGGGAGCCACGGTGTACGTCACCGGGCGCACCACCCGCGAGCGGCTCAGCGAGGTCGGCCGGGCCACCGAGACCATCGAGGAGACCGCCGAACTGGTGACGGCCGCCGGCGGCGAGGGCATCGCCGTGCCGACCGACCATCTGGAGCAGGACCAGGTCCGGGCGCTGATCGACCGGATCGACCGCGAGCGCGGCCGCCTCGACGTCCTCGTCAACGACGTGTGGGGCGGCGAGCACCTCCTCGTCTTCGGGAAGAAGACCTGGGAGAACGACCTCACCGACGGCCTCCGGATGCTCGAACTCGGGGTACGGACGCACGCCATCACCTCCCACACGGCGCTGCCGCTCCTCATCCGGAACCCCGGCGGGCTCGTCGTCGAGGTCACCGACGGCACCACCGCGTACAACGGCACCCGGTACCGCGAGAACCTCTTCTACGACCTCGCCAAGAACGCCCCCCTCCGGATGGCCTTCGGCCTCGGCAGGGAGCTGGAGGAGTACGGCGCCACGGCGGTCGCCCTCACCCCCGGCTGGCTCAGGTCCGAGCAGATGCTCGCCGGCTTCGGCGTCACCGAGGAGAACTGGCGCGACGCCGTCGCGAAGGTCCCCGACTTCGCCGTCGCCGAGTCCCCGGCATACATCGGCAGGGCCGTCGCCGCGCTCGCCGCCGACCCCGACCGGCACCGCTGGAACGGCGGGTCGCTCTCCAGTGCCCAGCTGGCGAAGGAGTACGGCTTCACGGACACCGACGGCTCGCAGCCGGACGCCTGGGGCTTCATCGTCGCGGGCGAGACGGGCACGCCGGACGCGAACGACTACCGGTAG